Below is a genomic region from Nitrospirota bacterium.
CTCTGTTTGTCATTTGGAGTGGATGCAGGGTCGACCTTTATGAGTATATGTCTTATCCTCCTTGACTCTGGCCTCATAAAGTCTGCCTTGTTGTCTTCATAATACCGAGAGATTTCCTCGACAGTTACAACTACCTTTTGCTCTACTTCTATGTTGTAGAGGTCATTAACGAGAAACTTCTTTTCGACCCTTCTTCTGAAATCCTCATTAGAGATGTCCCGGCTTTTGAGTGCCTCTTTGAATGCCTTTTTCCCGCCAAGCTTTTTTATAATTGCCTCTACTGAGGTATCAACCTTGTCTTTGTCTACCTTCATCCCTCTTCTTAATGCCTCCTGATAAAGGAGTTCCCTTTCTATAAGAAGCTCCGTTGCCTTTGGAATAAAAGACGCCCTCCTTTCAGGGCTCATGCCGCGATGCACACTGACCGATGGAATAAGCTCATTCAGGATTTCCTCTAAGTCCATCTCTGTCAAAACAGTGTTATTAACCTTTACAACCGGCTTATCCTCTGCCAGTACCGACAGACTATGAAAAATAAATAAAAGCGTCGTAAGAGCTATAGCGAAAACTGCTTTAGTAAATTTCATCTTTGGTTTAACACCCCTTCTTTAGATTTTAACCTATTCACCCATTAATCTCAACTTACCTTCCTCTAAACGACCTTCCAAATGACCTTGAAACCTTCAGCATCAGCACATTGTTTTTGCTTTCTGAGCCCGAGTTTTTGTTACCAGATATTGAATGCATATAGTCTGCACCGAATAACAGTTTTCTATATCTCCAGCCATATGAGACCTTCATCTGTCGGGTATAACCACCTGAGGGCTCGGTCCATGAGGTTGAGGCACTCACAGAAAGAGAGCTTCTCAAAAATATGCTTGCGGTATATATGCTCGAAAGACTATATGATTTGGATGATTCGGAAAAGTCTCCTCTCCCACTGAACTCAAGTTTTCCCCTTCTTGAGACCCTCCATAAAACATTTCCATCCGCAGAAGATGTTTTGTCTTTATAACCGTGACCGTTTTGAACCTCTGTTATGGTATGCGTAACCGAGCCGTTAAACTGCACACTACTGAAAACCCTCCAGTTCATTGAAACTCTGAAGATATGGGATGCCCTACTGCCTTTTTCTTTTATTGGATATATCTTAGAAAATATATAGTTTCCGATAAGGCTTACTTTCCTGAAGCCAACAGATGTTATAGTAAGGTCAGCCCTAAATGGTAAAGCAGTGGCGTCTTTATTATAACTTACTGTTGCATGTCCATTTATGGTTGCTCTCTTGAAATGGGTTGAGAGCGCCGTCTGTGTTAGGGAAATCGTATAGCCATAGTCTTTTGCCACAGGGTCATCTTTGCTTTTTCCTCCTGATGCGCCAACACTCAGACTGGCAAGTGTTTCAAGGGTTAGTTTAGGCGTGGGCTTGACCCTTAGACCTCTT
It encodes:
- a CDS encoding peptidylprolyl isomerase, yielding MKFTKAVFAIALTTLLFIFHSLSVLAEDKPVVKVNNTVLTEMDLEEILNELIPSVSVHRGMSPERRASFIPKATELLIERELLYQEALRRGMKVDKDKVDTSVEAIIKKLGGKKAFKEALKSRDISNEDFRRRVEKKFLVNDLYNIEVEQKVVVTVEEISRYYEDNKADFMRPESRRIRHILIKVDPASTPNDKQSKKKVAEEVLQKIKAGEDFAQLAWDYSDDPYRVKGGDFGIIHRGRLESPLNEIAFSLPVGSVSDVIETIYGYHIIKVEEEKQPEQLSLEDVSQKIQGQLLEKKLKAIHDAFIGDLKAGSKIEIYIK